In Chelmon rostratus isolate fCheRos1 chromosome 20, fCheRos1.pri, whole genome shotgun sequence, a single window of DNA contains:
- the uba5 gene encoding ubiquitin-like modifier-activating enzyme 5 has protein sequence MATVEELKLRVRELENELIKCKQKQCAVEDAQSQGLHRPRIDKMSAEVVDSNPYSRLMALKRMGIVDDYEKIRTFTVAVVGVGGVGSVTAEMLTRCGIGKLLLFDYDKVELANMNRLFFQPHQAGLSKVEAAEHTLRNINPDVSFETHNYNITTLENFTHFMERISHGGLEEGKPVDLVLSCVDNFEARMAINTACNELGQIWMESGVSENAVSGHIQLIIPGETACFACAPPLVVAANIDEKTLKREGVCAASLPTTMGVVAGILVQNVLKYLLKFGTVSYYLGYNAMQDFFPTMAMKANPQCSDRYCRIQQEEYKKKEAERPKVDVVQEEEEEVVHEDNEWGIELVSEVTDAELHAASGIVPDLPEGITVAYTIPAESAASGETVEETDQSLEDLMAQMRKL, from the exons ATGGCGACAGTGGAGGAACTGAAGCTGCGGGTGAGAGAGCTGGAGAATGAATTGATAAAGTGTAAGCAGAAGCAGTGTGCCGTGGAGGATGCTCAAAGCCAGGGACTTCACAGACCGAGGATTGATAAAATGAGCGCCGAAGTTGTGGATTCCAACCCATACAG TCGTCTAATGGCTTTAAAGCGAATGGGCATCGTGGATGACTATGAG AAAATCCGGACATTCACAGTCGCTGTGGTTGGTGTAGGTGGAGTTGGCAGTGTGACAGCGGAAATGCTCACTAGATGTGGCATTGGTAAG TTGCTCCTCTTTGACTATGATAAAGTGGAGCTGGCCAATATGAACAGACTGTTCTTCCAGCCTCACCAGGCAGGCCTCAGTAAAGTGgaagcagcagaacacacactcag GAACATCAACCCAGATGTGTCATTTGAGACCCACAACTACAACATCACCACACTGGAAAACTTTACACATTTTATGGAGCGCATCAG TCATGGAGGGCTGGAAGAAGGGAAGCCGGTCGATCTGGTCCTGAGCTGTGTGGACAACTTTGAGGCCAGAATGGCCATCAATACA GCCTGTAATGAATTAGGTCAGATCTGGATGGAATCTGGTGTCAGTGAGAACGCTGTGTCCGGACACATCCAGCTCATCATTCCTGGAGAGACGGCGTGCTTTGCT TGTGCTCCTCCTCTGGTTGTGGCAGCCAACATCGATGAGAAGACCCTGAAAAGGGAGGGGGTGTGTGCTGCCAGCTTACCAACAACAATGGGTGTGGTGGCAGGCATCCTGGTGCAAAATGTCCTCAA GTATCTGTTAAAGTTTGGCACGGTCAGTTATTATCTTGGCTACAACGCCATGCAGGACTTCTTCCCCACCATGGCCATGAAAGCCAACCCCCAGTGTAGTGACCGCTACTGCAGGATACAACAGGAGGAGTATAAG aagaaagaggcagagcgGCCAAAGGTTGACGTTGttcaggaagaggaggaggaggtcgtACACGAGGACAACGAGTGGG GTATTGAACTAGTATCAGAGGTGACTGACGCAGAGTTGCATGCTGCATCAGGCATCGTGCCTGACCTCCCAGAAGGCATCACTGTGGCTTACACCATTCCAGCTGAG AGTGCAGCAAGTGGGGAGACAGTGGAGGAGACTGACCAGAGTCTGGAGGACTTGATGGCTCAGATGAGAAAGTTGTAG
- the acad11 gene encoding acyl-CoA dehydrogenase family member 11: protein MDEQTTPVRQQHKFNVGKLFSYLSAKLRVSNSDTLTVSQYSAGQSNPTFLIQTPTNSYVLRKKPPGELLPGAHKVDREYRVQKALFSAGFPVPQPLLHCTDAEVIGTEFYLMEHVKGRIFRDLRLPGVSAAERTALYVAAVEALAKLHSLDLASLNLEGYGKGSGYCKRQVSTWTKQYAAAAHRDIPAMNELSDWLMKNLPANDNEVKLVHGDFRLDNLIFHPTETRVIAVLDWELSTTGQPLADLAYFLMHHYWPTDLNIVNKMGSLKGIEGIPTVGDLSSIYCRCRGIPSALPQLNFYLALSVFKMAGIAQGIYARHLLGNASAPDAAQFSQCVEPLAKVALQLAQRSVTGPAESGLFLQTAKGQAVLQQVKDFMRQYVLPAQEEVAEYYSKHAQSPQRWHTPQMIEDLKEKAREAGLWNLFLPAVSGLSQLDYAYIAEETGRCLFAPEVFNCQAPDTGNMEVLHMYGSEEQKRKWLEPLLRGEIRSCFCMTEPDVASSDATNMECTLHRDEGSYVINGKKWWSSGAGNPRCKVAIVMCRSGARDVSSRHGQHSMILVPLDTPGVKLVRPLTVFGQDDAIHGGHFEVHFENVRVPAANIILGEGRGFEIAQGRLGPGRLHHCMRAVGLAELALELLCQRAASRHTFGKKLYQHEVVAHWIAECRLMIEQTRLLTLHAAHALDTLGSRAARKQIAMIKVAAARMACQVVDCAIQVYGGAGVSGDIPLAQMYSYVRTLRIADGPDEVHLSSIAHLELRDQLKAQAKL from the exons ATGGACGAGCAAACAACTCCTGTACGACAGCAACATAAATTCAATGTTGGCAAACTTTTTAGTTACCTGTCCGCCAAGTTACGGGTGTCAAATAGTGACACACTCACTGTCAGTCAGTACAG CGCTGGTCAGTCAAACCCAACCTTCCTAATCCAAACACCAACAAACAGCTATGTTCTCAGGAAGAAACCCCCAGGTGAGCTGCTGCCAGGGGCTCACAAG GTGGACAGGGAGTATCGGGTGCAGAAGGCCCTGTTCTCTGCTGGCTTCCCTGTACCTCAGCCTCTCTTGCATTGCACTGATGCTGAAGTCATTGGAACAGAGTTCTACCTGATGGAACATGTGAAG GGACGTATATTCAGGGATCTTCGTCTCCCTGGAGtgagtgcagcagagagaacagcTCTGTATGTGGCTGCAGTGGAAGCTTTGGCAAAGCTGCACTCACTGGACCTGGCATCACTGAACCTTGAAGGGTACGGAAAAGGATCAGGCTACTGCAAGAGACAA GTGTCTACCTGGACGAAGCAGTATGCCGCAGCAGCCCACAGAGACATTCCAGCCATGAATGAACTGTCTGATTGGTTGATGAAGAATTTGCCAGCCAATGATAACGAGGTCAAGCTTGTGCATGGAGATTTCCGATTGGACAACTTGATATTCCATCCAACAGAG ACACGTGTGATTGCAGTGTTGGACTGGGAGCTGTCTACCACTGGGCAGCCCTTGGCAGACTTGGCCTACTTTCTCATGCACCACTACTGGCCTACAGACCTAAACATCGTTAACAAAATGGGTAGCTTGAAAGGAATAGAAG GTATTCCAACTGTGGGTGACCTGAGCTCCATTTACTGCCGGTGCCGGGGGATCCCATCTGCTTTGCCACAGCTGAATTTTTAcctggctctgtctgtctttaagATGGCAGGAATAGCCCAG GGGATCTACGCACGCCACCTACTGGGTAATGCCAGCGCCCCCGATGCAGCTCAGTTCAGCCAGTGTGTGGAGCCCTTGGCTAAGGTTGCCTTGCAGCTTGCACAGCG GTCTGTCACAGGTCCTGCAGAAAGCGGCCTGTTCCTGCAGACAGCTAAAGGTCAGGCTGTTCTCCAGCAGGTCAAAGACTTCATGAGACAATACGTGCTTCCTGCTCAAGAG GAAGTTGCAGAGTACTACTCCAAACACGCTCAGTCTCCACAGAGATGGCACACCCCCCAAATGATAGAAGATCTAAAG GAGAAAGCCAGGGAGGCAGGGCTGTGGAACCTGTTCCTGCCTGCAGTCAGTGGTCTCAGTCAGTTGGATTATGCCTACATTGCAGAGGAAACTGGACGTTGCCTCTTTGCCCCTGAAGTCTTCAACTGCCAGGCTCCTG acacaggaaatatGGAGGTGCTCCACATGTATGGCAGcgaggagcagaagaggaaatGGCTGGAGCCGCTGCTCAGAGGAGAGATCCGCTCCTGCTTCTGTATGACAG AGCCTGATGTGGCCTCCAGTGATGCGACCAACATGGAGTGCACTCTTCACAGAGATGAAGGCAGCTACGTCATAAACGGCAAGAAATGGTGGAGCAGTG GTGCTGGCAATCCCCGGTGCAAAGTGGCCATTGTGATGTGCAGGAGTGGTGCTCGGGATGTGAGCAGCAG GCATGGCCAACACAGTATGATCCTTGTTCCTCTGGACACGCCAGGTGTAAAGCTTGTCAGACCACTCACCGTGTTTGGACAGGATG ATGCTATCCACGGAGGCCACTTTGAAGTGCACTTTGAAAACGTGCGCGTCCCTGCCGCCAACATTATTCTGG GAGAGGGACGGGGATTTGAGATTGCTCAGGGTCGTCTGGGGCCTGGCAGGCTGCACCACTGCATGAGGGCTGTCGGTCTGGCAGAGTTGGCTCTAGAGCTGCTCTGCCAGCGGGCTGCCTCCAGGCACACATTTGGAAAGAAACTGTATCAACAT GAGGTTGTTGCTCACTGGATAGCAGAGTGCCGTCTCATGATCGAACAGACCCGCCTGCTGACTCTACATGCTGCTCATGCCCTGGATACACTGGGCAGCCGGGCAGCTCGCAAACAG ATTGCTATGATTAAGGTGGCAGCAGCCAGAATGGCCTGTCAGGTGGTGGACTGTGCGATACAAGTATATGGAGGCGCAGGTGTGTCTGGAGACATCCCCCTTGCACAGAT GTATTCATACGTGCGGACCCTTCGCATCGCTGATGGGCCAGACGAGGTGCACCTCTCCTCCATTGCTCATCTGGAGCTGAGGGATCAACTAAAGGCACAGGCCAAGTTGTAA
- the ackr4b gene encoding atypical chemokine receptor 4b has translation MEDFYYDDEDSGLNESYDYSYEHSVCDKEEVRSFAAVFLPVIYALALVVGLAGNALVVVVYTSKVRLRTLTDVCILNLAISDLLLLFTLPFWAADAVHGWRLGSAACKLTSFLYSTNFSCGMLLLACISVDRYCAVTHNPTGRTGTGPRIRRQWLLVCVVLWAAASVLGLPELVFSTVKHTHHRMACTAVYPPSMARPAKAALELLEVTLRFLLPFLVMVVCYSCIGRVLSRAAGVRRDRKWRALRVLLAVVAVFLLTQLPYNMVKLYRAMDIIYILVTDCDVSKSLDRALQVTEGLALTHACINPVLYAFIGSSFRGHVLKAAKRLGQRLGRHPRHVNEEPAVEIALNMRTQTQSQSGSEDQDTSTFTI, from the coding sequence ATGGAAGATTTCTACTACGACGACGAGGACTCCGGCTTAAATGAAAGCTATGATTACAGTTATGAGCACAGCGTTTGTGACAAGGAGGAGGTGCGCTCTTTCGCCGCCGTCTTCCTCCCCGTCATCTACGCCCTGGCTCTGGTGGTGGGCCTGGCTGGGAACGCCCTGGTAGTGGTGGTCTACACATCAAAGGTGCGCCTACGAACCCTGACAGACGTGTGCATCCTTAACCTTGCCATTTCGgacctgctgcttctctttaCCCTGCCTTTCTGGGCGGCCGACGCTGTCCACGGCTGGAGGTTGGGTTCAGCAGCCTGCAAGCTCACCTCCTTCCTCTACAGTACCAACTTCAGCTGTGGCATGCTGCTACTGGCGTGCATCAGCGTAGATCGCTACTGTGCTGTGACCCACAATCCAACGGGCAGGACTGGAACAGGTCCCCGCATTAGGAGACAGTGGCTCCTGGTGTGTGTAGTGTTGTGGGCTGCAGCCAGTGTTCTGGGCCTTCCGGAACTTGTCTTCTCCACAGTGAAGCACACCCATCACAGGATGGCCTGTACAGCCGTCTACCCTCCCAGCATGGCCCGACCTGCAAAGGCTgccctggagctgctggaggtgacCCTTCGATTCTTGCTACCCTTCTTGGTAATGGTGGTGTGCTACAGCTGCATAGGGCGGGTGCTGAGCCGGGCAGCTGGGGTGCGGAGGGATCGGAAGTGGCGTGCCTTGCGGGTCCTGCTGGCTGTGGTGGCTGTGTTCCTGCTCACCCAGTTGCCCTACAACATGGTCAAGCTGTACCGGGCGATGGACATCATCTACATCCTCGTGACCGACTGTGACGTCAGCAAGAGCCTGGATCGTGCTCTCCAAGTCACAGAGGGCCTGGCGCTGACCCACGCCTGCATAAACCCTGTCCTCTACGCCTTCATCGGCTCCTCCTTCAGGGGACACGTCCTCAAGGCTGCCAAGCGCCTTGGGCAGCGCCTTGGGAGACACCCGAGACACGTCAACGAGGAGCCGGCGGTGGAGATTGCACTCAACATGCGCACTCAAACGCAATCCCAGTCCGGTTCAGAAGACCAAGACACCAGCACCTTTACTATTTAA
- the LOC121623907 gene encoding U2 snRNP-associated SURP motif-containing protein isoform X4, with translation MLPCFLHLKTRRSLRRNLLSLIHRMIEFVVREGPMFEAMIMNREINNPMYRFLFENQSPAHVYYRWKLYSILQGEAPGKWRTDDFRMFKNGSLWRPPPLNPYLHGPYDDGEEEEEEEEASKKGCLKEEERDKLEEMLRGLTPRRGDIAEAMLFCLSHAEAAEEIVECITESLSILKTPLPKKIARLYLVSDVLYNSSAKVTNASYYRKYFEAKLCQIFSDLNATYKAIQGHLQSENFKQRVMSCFRAWEDWAVYPDPFLIKLQNIFLGLVNLSVEKEPAVVIVEAEPAEDLDGAPIGEYVDGTPLEDVDGVPIDAGPIDGAPIDGAPLDDLDGVPIKPMEEDLDGIPLDQSKEATFKVAPSKWEAVDESELEAQAVTTSKWEMFEQPEETKKGDEDSDDDDRSTRSDDNQSYSNPIRDDSDIKAKMSEMNEEKRTKLREIEVKVMKFQDELESGKRPKKHGQSIQEQVEHYRDKLLQKEKEKEKLEREKEREKKEKEKAEARLKDLKKEKEKEDTPTRKERKRRHSGSPSPTRSSSRRGRSSSPRSERSERSERSDRSYSKDTSSRSSHKDSPRSSNKKSSKRSPSPRTPKRSRRSRSRTPKKSAKKSRSKSRSPHRSHKKSKKSKH, from the exons GAATTTGCTCTCTCTCATCCACCGAATGATCGAGTTTGTGGTGCGTGAAGGCCCAATGTTTGAAGCCATGATCATGAACAGAGAAATCAACAATCCCATGTACAG gttTCTATTTGAGAACCAGAGCCCAGCACATGTATACTACCGATGGAAGCTCTACTCCATACTACAG GGTGAAGCACCAGGCAAGTGGCGAACAGACGACTTTAGGATGTTTAAGAATGGCTCTTTGTGGCGTCCACCTCCTCTTAATCCATACCTCCATGGTCCTTATGATgatggtgaggaggaggaggaagaggaggaggccagcAAGAAAGGCTGCTTGAAAGAAGA AGAGCGGGACAAACTAGAGGAGATGCTGCGTGGTTTGACTCCCAGGAGGGGAGACATAGCAGAAGCcatgttgttttgtctcagccacgctgaagcagctgaagagatTGTGGAGTGTATCACAGAGTCCCTTTCCATCCTCAAGACCCCTCTCCCCAAGAAG ATTGCACGGTTATATCTAGTTTCTGATGTGCTGTACAATTCTTCTGCCAAAGTAACCAATGCATCTTACTACAGAAAATA TTTTGAGGCAAAGCTCTGCCAGATTTTCTCAGACCTCAACGCGACATATAAAGCGATACAGGGCCACCTTCAGAGTGAGAACTTTAAG CAACGAGTGATGTCGTGTTTCCGGGCATGGGAAGACTGGGCCGTGTATCCAGACCCCTTCCTTATCAAGCTGCAGAACATCTTCCTGGGTCTAGTTAATCTCTCTGTAGAGAAGGAACCCGCTGTCGTCATTGTGGAG GCTGAGCCAGCAGAGGACCTTGATGGGGCTCCGATAGGGGAGTATGTCGATGGCACCCCCCTCGAGGATGTGGATGGGGTGCCGATTGATGCAGGGCCCATTGATGGGGCTCCAATTGACGGAGCCCCCCTGGATGACCTAGATGGCGTTCCTATCAAGCCCATGGAAGAAGACCTTGATGGAATACCTT tgGATCAGTCAAAGGAGGCAACTTTCAAGGTAGCACCCTCAAAATGGGAAGCAGTGGACGAGTCAGAGTTAGAAGCTCAAG CTGTAACAACTTCAAAATGGGAAATGTTTGAGCAgccagaagaaacaaaaaa GGGTGATGAGGACAGCGATGATGATGACAGGAGCACTCGCTCAGATGATAATCAAAGCTACTCCAACCCCATCAGAGATGACTCGGATATTAAGGCCAAGAtgtctgaaatgaatgaagagaaaCGCACCAAGCTGAGAGAGATAGAG GTTAAGGTCATGAAGTTCCAGGATGAGCTGGAGTCTGGGAAAAGGCCCAAGAAGCATGGGCAGAGTattcaggaacaggtggagcaCTACAGGGACAAACTACTACAGAAG gaaaaagaaaaggagaaacttgaacgggagaaagagagggagaaaaaagagaaggagaaagctGAGGCACGGTTGAAAGACctgaagaaggaaaaagagaaggaggacacGCCAACCAGGAAGGAGAG GAAGCGGCGTCACAGTGGGTCCCCGAGCCCCACGCGGAGTAGCAGCAGGCGAGGCCGGTCATCTTCACCCCGTTCAGAGCGGTCAGAGAGATCAGAACGCTCCGACCGCTCATACTCTAAAGACACATCTTCCCGCTCCTCACATAAAGACTCCCCACGATCCAGCAACAAAAAGTCCTCCAAGAG GTCTCCGTCACCTCGCACACCCAAACGATCCAGGAGGTCGCGCTCCAGGACGCCCAAGAAGTCAGCAAAGAAGTCCCGCTCCAAGTCTAGGTCACCTCACCGGTCTCACAAAAAATCAAAGAAGAGCAAACACTGA